In Eupeodes corollae chromosome 3, idEupCoro1.1, whole genome shotgun sequence, a single genomic region encodes these proteins:
- the LOC129951299 gene encoding uncharacterized protein LOC129951299 has translation MVRVTQTEDEIKIVIELNRLLSRKPDIVLLPKYLKFNNPPIFFERHLTDEIDEAESFCKIFKNEARIVLIKKSKGLWPEIFQKLTKEELTRKRIEISDIIIERNKEKDKQAIERYEQKKRAEIDREVRRDSEIRERVKNFETQECKQAVMLGVKKETFAKPQDEKKVERQRVLSANIVNSRPKIKQPVELRATGKISFNFSQFTPKTPKRESQDEQNRPQTANSN, from the coding sequence ATGGTCCGAGTAACTCAAACGGAGGACGAAATTAAAATCGTAATCGAATTGAATCGTTTACTTAGCAGAAAACCGGACATAGTTTTGTTGccgaaatatttgaaattcaataatcCTCCAATATTCTTTGAACGCCATCTGACGGATGAAATCGATGAAGCTGAaagcttttgcaaaatattcaaaaacgaaGCTCGTATCGTGTTGATTAAAAAATCCAAAGGACTTTGGCCAGAAATATTTCAGAAACTCACCAAAGAAGAACTCACTCGCAAACGCATTGAAATCTCCGACATTATAATCGAAAGGAATAAAGAAAAGGACAAACAGGCAATCGAAAGATATGAACAGAAAAAACGTGCTGAAATAGACAGAGAAGTTAGGAGGGATTCTGAAATAAGAGAACgtgttaaaaactttgaaactcAAGAATGCAAACAGGCAGTGATGTTGGGTGTGAAAAAGGAAACATTTGCAAAGCCACAGGATGAGAAAAAAGTCGAAAGACAAAGAGTGTTAAGTGCAAATATTGTGAATTCAAGGCCGAAAATAAAGCAACCAGTGGAATTACGTGCTACGGGAAagattagttttaatttttcgcaATTTACTCCGAAGACACCGAAGAGGGAATCACAGGATGAACAGAATCGTCCGCAAACTGCAAACTCcaattaa
- the LOC129951141 gene encoding uncharacterized protein LOC129951141 — translation MNIWKGKVLSEVPFGHVLVIAGKIKPNPNKICLDLTDNIKDSNESETIFLKIEANFKENQIIRSMFQPGEGWQQEEISKNWKSHVPKNPLIPGQTFNFRVAVLQKCFEIYVNDNLYGTFEYLQCPKKINYVMVYGDFEKITQFHHRMLFPLVFPRNLLSCEKLAFQSDVPKKYETGTVVAMECIARGPRSTEFSICFQCNETSRVVFKFHVNFETRTVVRSFQREDNSFNAADEETDGDFPFVRGNSFKIAFGQGDKAFIVAVNGKYFTYFNFPFRNFSISTVKCLCSYPGDFAVNKLEYHEDSPLLKRVEKLSAI, via the exons ATGAACATCTGGAAAGGAAAAGTTCTCTCGGAAGTACCATTCGGACATGTTTTGGTCATTGCCGGTAAAATCAAACCGAATCCTAATAA GATTTGTCTGGACCTAACGGATAACATTAAAGATTCTAATGAGAGTGAaacgattttcttgaaaattgaagCAAACTTCAAGGAAAATCAAATAATTCGTAGTATGTTCCAGCCAGGCGAGGGATGGCAACAAGAAGAGATTTCAAAGAATTGGAAAAGTCATGTTCCGAAGAATCCTTTGATTCCAG GACAAACCTTCAACTTCCGTGTGgcagttttacaaaaatgtttcgaAATCTATGTCAACGATAACCTCTATGGCACCTTTGAATATCTGCAATGTCCAAAGAAGATAAACTATGTGATGGTTTATGGtgactttgaaaaaattacacaattcCATCATCGTATGCTTTTCCCTCTGGTATTTCCACGGAATCTATTATCCTGCGAGAAACTTGCCTTCCAAAGTGATGTTCCAAAGAAATATGAAACAG GTACTGTAGTTGCTATGGAGTGCATAGCTCGCGGCCCTCGTTCTACCGAATTTTCCATTTGTTTCCAATGCAACGAAACCAGTcgagtagtttttaaatttcatgtaaATTTCGAAACAAGGACAGTGGTTAGATCCTTCCAACGAGAGGATAACAG TTTTAATGCTGCCGATGAGGAAACTGACGGTGATTTTCCATTTGTTCGtggaaattcatttaaaatcgCCTTTGGCCAGGGCGATAAGGCTTTTATTGTTGCTgtgaatggaaaatattttacatattttaattttccatttagaaATTTTAGCATCTCGACTGTGAAATGTTTGTGCAGCTATCCCGGAGATTTTGCTGTTAATAAACTTGAATACCATGAAGATTCACCTCTGTTGAAGAGAGTTGAAAAGCTGTCggctatttaa